In Phycisphaeraceae bacterium, the genomic stretch GTGAGTTGCGCGTGATACGTGAGGATGTCGGCCGGCATAATGCTGTGGATAAGGTTGCCGGTTGGGCGGTGCTGACGAATCAGATTCCACTCGATCCGGCGATTCTGCTTGTGTCCGGTCGGGCAAGCTTTGAAATCATCCAAAAAGCTGCGATGGCAGGCATTGCGATGGTGTGTGCCGTCAGCGCCCCAAGTGGGCTGGCGGTGGACTTCGCAGCCCGTGTGGGCATGACACTGGTGGGATTCCTGCGTCCCGGTCGAATGAATGTGTATCACGACCGAGGGCGCATTACTCAGTAGACCTGTGATTTTGTTGCATCGCCTACGACTGAGTTTTACACGCGATTATTCCCGGATAAAGTTTCCTCCGCATGGCCGAACTCCTCCTCCCCGCAGCCGAGCGAAAACCACTACCGCTCTGGCGTAACTTCAATTTTCAGATTCTCTGGCTCAGCGTGGCTGCGGCTGGTTTCGGCGACCGCTTCATCCATATCGCGGCGTGGTCCATGCTCGGGTATTACGTCACGGGTTCGCAGGGGGCGAGTATCACGGCTGGCGTTTCGTTCTTTTTCTTTCTTCCCTATGTGATCCTCGGAACTCCCGCCGGCTGGCTGGCTGACACGCTACCGAGAAAGTGGATCATGTTCAGTTGCGATCAAGGTCGCGCTATCGTGCTGTTTACCGCGATGGCTCTGGCCCCAGCAGGCGCACTGGTTGCGCTGCCTGTCGAACACCACTGGAAAATCTATGCGCTCGTCGCAGCCGTCGGAGCGCTCGCCGCAATTTTCAGCCCCGCCAAAGCCGCGACGGTGCCTCAGGTGGTCCCTGCCAATCAACTTCAGCCGGCCAATGCCATCGTTCTGGGCATTGCCGTCATTGCGTCGCTCATCGGCTACGTTATCGGTGAACGGATCATCAGGGAATCGTCCGTTAAGGTTGGCCTGAAGTTCGGCGGGGCTGTGTTCGTCGTCAGTGGAATGCTTTTCGCATTTCTTCGATTACCCAAACGGGAAACCGCGGATCGCCCTGAGCGTGGCGAATTCCGTCGAATGATTGACGCTGCTACCTACACGATTCAACATAAACCGGTCTTCGATCTCACACTGCTGACGGTGCTTTTCTGGGCGGCAGCCAATGCATTTCTCGCTGCCATCGCTGCACTATGCAAGTCGCGATACAACTATCCCGAAGGCACCGCCACCATGATGGCGGTTCTTGGTTCGGGAATGCTCGCCAGCAGCGTTTGGGTCGCGTGGATAAATGCTCGCCGTGAATCAAGCTGGTTTGCGATGATCAACATCATCCTCTCGGGTATTGCCATTTTCGCAGTGTCGCTGAGTCGTTCGTATGGACTAGGCCTGGTTCTCGCCTTTGCGGTCGGATTTTTCGGTAATGCGGCCATGATTATCGTGGCGACACTGACACAATCGATCGCTCCGAACTACATCCGTGGTCGGGTCTTCGGCGTGAGAGACTTTGTTTCCACCGCATCGGCGGTCGCCGTTAATCTGGTTATCTGGCTTTTACCTGATGCCGACATCTGGATGGTACCGGCACTTTATGTTCTGGCAGCTCTGTTGATTTTTGTCGGCGCTCGCGGGTTGTGGTCTCAGATATCACGAGGTCCATTACCAGATCCCTCAACCAATATTTTTGCTCGGATCGATCGCTCTTATGCCTTGGTCTGGCATCGCTTGAAATGGATTGGCCGCGAAAATGTACCAACAACAGGCCCTGTTATTCTCGCTGCCAACCATACTGCGGGAGTTGATCCTTTCCTGATGCAGGCTGCTGTGCCGCGGCTTATTCGATGGGTAATGCTCGACACATATCGCTACCGCTTCGCCAATGTGTTATGGAACGCGATCAATCCCATCGCGATCAATCACAGCACGGGGGACCTGTCAAAGCTCCGTCGCGTTCTTGAAGCTCTGACCGCGGGTGGAGTTGTCGGTCTCTTTCCTGAAGGCGGGATACAGCCGTCAGACCGTGAGCTTCAACCCTTTCAACCCGGAATCGCCATGCTCGCCGTGCGTAGCGGAGCGATAATCGTGCCGGTCTGGATCGATGGAACACCTATATCTAGGCGGATGCTGTGGCATTTCGTGATGCCAAGTCGATCACGAGTTATTTTCGGCAAGCCTTATAAACCCGATCCCCAACAGGATTATCACGCCATCGTAGATGATTTAAGACAACGGATGCTGGATCTGGCAAACAGTATGCCTTGATAGCGCTGTTCACATACACGGGGGCAACGGCAAAACATGACGCTTGCAACTGTCCGCATGTCATCTGTAATCTGTCACTCTTAACTCATGGAGGCTCTTATGGCTCGTCCCGTCACACTCTTTACCGGTCAATGGGCTGATCTTTCGTTTGAAACCATCTGCCAGAAGGCGAAATCCTTCGGATACGACGGTCTTGAACTCGCCTGCTGGGGCGATCACTTCGAGGTCGATACGGCTCTCAAGGACAAGAACTACTGCAAGAAGAAATGGGAGATTCTCAGCGACCACGGTCTCACCGCGTATGCCGTGTCATCGCACCTGGTCGGTCAGGCCATCTGCGACAACATCGACGAGCGACACAAACTGATACTGCCCTCTGATGTTTGGGGCGACGGCGACCCCGAAGGAGTTCGGAAGCGCGCCGCGAAGAAAATGATGGATACTGCCAAAGCATGCCGGTTGTTCATCAACGCCAAACCTAAAGAAGCAGGTCGTAAGGCATTCCCTGCTGTCGTTAACGGCTTCACCGGCTCATCGATCTGGCACAGTATTTATGCGTTC encodes the following:
- a CDS encoding MFS transporter, giving the protein MAELLLPAAERKPLPLWRNFNFQILWLSVAAAGFGDRFIHIAAWSMLGYYVTGSQGASITAGVSFFFFLPYVILGTPAGWLADTLPRKWIMFSCDQGRAIVLFTAMALAPAGALVALPVEHHWKIYALVAAVGALAAIFSPAKAATVPQVVPANQLQPANAIVLGIAVIASLIGYVIGERIIRESSVKVGLKFGGAVFVVSGMLFAFLRLPKRETADRPERGEFRRMIDAATYTIQHKPVFDLTLLTVLFWAAANAFLAAIAALCKSRYNYPEGTATMMAVLGSGMLASSVWVAWINARRESSWFAMINIILSGIAIFAVSLSRSYGLGLVLAFAVGFFGNAAMIIVATLTQSIAPNYIRGRVFGVRDFVSTASAVAVNLVIWLLPDADIWMVPALYVLAALLIFVGARGLWSQISRGPLPDPSTNIFARIDRSYALVWHRLKWIGRENVPTTGPVILAANHTAGVDPFLMQAAVPRLIRWVMLDTYRYRFANVLWNAINPIAINHSTGDLSKLRRVLEALTAGGVVGLFPEGGIQPSDRELQPFQPGIAMLAVRSGAIIVPVWIDGTPISRRMLWHFVMPSRSRVIFGKPYKPDPQQDYHAIVDDLRQRMLDLANSMP